CCAATAGTCCAGCGGGGCCAGGTTCATGTCCTGACGATAGAGATCGATACCCTCTTCAACAATCATCTTGTCGACATGATTTGTCATCCATTCGCGGGCTTTGGGATCGCCGAGCCACAACAGTTGAAGCCCGTTCGGCTCAGGGGGATTGGCATTGAGCATTGCGTCCGGATTTTCATGCGCCGTCAAGCTCCAAGGGTAAGCCGATTCCGGTTCGAACCAAACGATGAATCCCATGCCGCGTTCGTGCACGTAGTCGCTGATTGCCTTCAGTCCATTGGGGAAACGATCCTTCGCGACCGTCCACTGGCCTTGTCCGCCGGGAAACCAACCCGCATCCAGCCACCAGTAGTCGAGTTTGATGCCATGCTGAGTCAGGGCATCAATGAATGCCTTCTCCCCTTCTTCGGTATTCTTGGCCCAGCCGAAATAGGCATAGTCGCAGAAAGAGAGAATCGGTTGAACCGGTTTGCCCTGCGGACGAGGCATGTTGTGCGCGACCATCCATCGCCGCCACAGATTCTGCGAGCGGATGACGTCGTTGCCCTTCCAGAACATCAAGGCAATCAGTGGCGTGCGAACTTCTTCTCCCGGTTCCAGACTGAGTCGCGTGAGTTCCTGCCCCGCCGTCACCTGAAGACCGCGGTCGGCTCGATGCCAAAATGTGACCGACCATTGCCCGGTCCATCCGACGGCCATCAGCATGCCGCCTCCGTCAGGCATAGCCAAATTGAAGTAAGGAAATGCCGTGTCGCACGAGCGGCCTCCCGAGGGAGCAAATGTGTTCTTCGTGTTTGGATACAGTGCGATTTCGTAGGGCGCGTAGCTGTCGGCAACGTTGTTGTCGCCCTTGTTGCCTCGAAGGATGAATTCGGCAGAATCGCTGCCTGTAAATGTGGAATCGAAACCTTGAAGGTTCTCGATGAGCGGAGATTTCGTGCCACCAGTGTTCTTGAGATAGACGGTCCATTCGACGACCGGATAGTCGCTGTAGGCAACAGCCACCCAGCGAACTTGGAGCTTTGTTTGAGCATCCAGATACGTTGACGTGTATTCCGTTCGCAGATCGTCGAGCTTCTTG
This portion of the Candidatus Hydrogenedentota bacterium genome encodes:
- a CDS encoding alpha-galactosidase, whose translation is KKLDDLRTEYTSTYLDAQTKLQVRWVAVAYSDYPVVEWTVYLKNTGGTKSPLIENLQGFDSTFTGSDSAEFILRGNKGDNNVADSYAPYEIALYPNTKNTFAPSGGRSCDTAFPYFNLAMPDGGGMLMAVGWTGQWSVTFWHRADRGLQVTAGQELTRLSLEPGEEVRTPLIALMFWKGNDVIRSQNLWRRWMVAHNMPRPQGKPVQPILSFCDYAYFGWAKNTEEGEKAFIDALTQHGIKLDYWWLDAGWFPGGQGQWTVAKDRFPNGLKAISDYVHERGMGFIVWFEPESAYPWSLTAHENPDAMLNANPPEPNGLQLLWLGDPKAREWMTNHVDKMIVEEGIDLYRQDMNLAPLDYWRENDTPDRLGMRENLHIQGYYAFWDELLRRHPGMLIDSCAGGGRRNDIETLRRAIPLLRSDYQAFNGHPQWAIGNQGHTYGIASWIPYFGEGGYVNPVNTVYSIRSYFTPALGLIADVRSPDMDWELYRTMIAQWRQAAGCYLGDYYPLTPYSLDETKWLAWQFNRPEQGDGVIQAFRRKRTENDTLQVKLCGLEAEATYLVTDFDTNVTLESKGRELMDTGYSIKLDGMPASALLHYQKQ